In Oreochromis niloticus isolate F11D_XX linkage group LG12, O_niloticus_UMD_NMBU, whole genome shotgun sequence, the DNA window taaggCAATACATATTTATCCACATGACTCATtctacataataaaaaaaagtaataagacTTGTATGTTGCATGTAGCAATGTAACATCAACTTTTTAAACAGAAGGCAGATGAACCAATACAAGCTACCACAACCTCTAGAAATTGCTCAGGCACATTTATGTCCCTTCTATGCAGACATTGTACCTCCTTGAGTTGGATGATGTCCTGGCTAGCTGTGTGGCCGTCCCTCTTCATGTTTCGTACTTCAAGACAGAGCTCACTCTCTTGGTATTGCAGGATGGATTTCTCTTTCAAGAGTTTAAAGCTCTCTGCTGTAAGCTCCTCGACTTTTTTAAGCACCTCTGCATGCTGAGTCTTCTCCTCCTCAACATTTGCTGAAACTTTATTTTTGATGGAGCTCCACACTTGTTTCTCGCAGTCTTGAAACACTCTGTTGTTGGAGAACAGGGGACAGTGAGTCGACCCAGCATCCAGATGGAACAACTCCTCCTGCAGTTATAACTGTAGCTTGAATTTAACTCTGCACTAGACCTTACTTTGCCCCCTGTAAATCCAATTGTTTCTGCAGTCTGGCAATGGCAGCTTCATATTCTTCCCTGTTAGTGTATAGCTGCTTCTCAATCAACTCCACCAAGGCCAGCCGCTGTGtcatcctctccctctccttctgttGCTGCTCCAGCTTCTTCTCTGAGTGGTGGAAAGGAGGCGCAAATGAAAACAGGAAGCAAGAAGCATCCCAGTGTAAGCTTCACACGGTTTAATCTCAACAACGGTTTTGcaaaaatcatggtttggggacTGTGGTTATGATGTTTTTGCAAATTTCTCAAAAAGGCAgacacaaaatttaaaaaagcaattttaaGGTTCAACCCACAAtcaaattaatatatttttctccTGGTCTGGCTATAAATGTGCACAGTGGTGCAGCAGCTAGCttattagcactgttgcctcttAGTGAGAAGGTTCCTGGTTTCAAACTCCCGATTGGCTGGGCCTTGTGTGCTCTTCTTGTACCTGTGTGGGTTTCCTCCAGCTACTCCACCTTctccccacagtccaaagatacACATCTTAGGTTAACTGCTGATTCTAAATTGGGCATGTGGTggtgtgtctctctgtgatgGGCTGGACAACTTCTGCCCCATGTTTAGACCAGCTGACTTAACCGAAACTAACAAACACAAGatgatgaaaaataataaatgatctGACTCAGCGTCTATCTCACTTTGCATCATGCTCTCTGACTCGAGTCTGTCCACTTCCTTCTGTAGCTCCTCCTTCTGCTGGTTGAGATGCAGCTTGAGCGCATCGGTTTCCTTTTTGTCAGCTTGCTGCTGATGCTCCAACACCTTACTCAGCTCCGCAACCTTTATCTCTGCTGCATTCGAGGAGTTTGTCAGGTAATCACATATATCGTTCCTGTCCCTCCCCATTGCTCCATACCTAAATTTGAGGTCATCTATCAGTTTCTTCAGCTCGTCACATCTGAGCTGACACCTGCAGCAGCAAAAACGACACATGGGTTTAGAAGTTAAGAATCTAATATGAAATACTGAGCTGAAACTGCTAATAAGGCTTGACTTTAGCTGGTACATCAGAATAGTGAAAAAGGATGTTTTAAGATTTTATAATTGAGGAGGAAATAATACATTTACTTGGTCCTTACAGAGGGGTGATGTGGGGTTAACAGGTTAAGGAGGTGAGTTGAGCCTAGAGTCTGAAAGATGGTTATCTTTTTGCCATTGTAACTTCTGCTGAACAGATAACCTGGTCTGGATCATGTCATGTTCAGAGTTTTGCTTTAAAATCAGCTGGAAGCTCCACGTTTACACCAATTCTTTTATTTAGAGTATCCTTTAAGAGATATAGAGTCTTTGCTGATGGAATAGCAAATGCAGCTGTTAAGTTtcattgttgtgaaatgtgtgtTGCATTGTCATTGGAATTTGCATGTAGGTCTAATCATATTCAGATGGTGATAC includes these proteins:
- the LOC100708255 gene encoding zinc finger protein 853 isoform X2, yielding MADETVPADRDKTLYLTQIRFLDKELERCQLRCDELKKLIDDLKFRYGAMGRDRNDICDYLTNSSNAAEIKVAELSKVLEHQQQADKKETDALKLHLNQQKEELQKEVDRLESESMMQKKKLEQQQKERERMTQRLALVELIEKQLYTNREEYEAAIARLQKQLDLQGAKVFQDCEKQVWSSIKNKVSANVEEEKTQHAEVLKKVEELTAESFKLLKEKSILQYQESELCLEVRNMKRDGHTASQDIIQLKEKEERLSKKCQQLKVQLNNYRLLLAKEQDLRQQLTLDSTVCSQKKAEAAQLEAELQEEMSRRRQLKADMKKAANILRPAVMPRDSVPQHRSTVFVEPLQAGRSWLLTSTQMEETRLSQGINRSL